One Myxocyprinus asiaticus isolate MX2 ecotype Aquarium Trade chromosome 20, UBuf_Myxa_2, whole genome shotgun sequence genomic region harbors:
- the LOC127410885 gene encoding grainyhead-like protein 1 homolog isoform X1 encodes MSQEHDNKRAVLVLQNDPAYSQRRPFTSEDEAWKSFLENPLTAATKAMMSINGDEDSAAALGLLYDYYKVPREKRTISQPKTDVLGSDVDPNKRNLMAPLQEMSMPAPENRIQVLKGVPLNIVLPGNQLIQDKQALFPTPDTTVTVSIATVPNYPVKTEGPSHGFSITVPNPHCSEQDSHTVVFGHQLTHNQFSPNTQPRTPDSTFPENFKDGTSEVFSFPGDLQLRMASITQEDYTTFDTVSGNNFEYTLEASKSLRQKSSDGTMTYLNKGQFYPIILRENNNGKLLHGPICKVRSVVMVVFGEEKSRDDQLKHWKYWHSRQHTAKQRCIDIADYKESFNTISNIEEISYNAISFTWDINEEAKIFISVNCLSTDFSSQKGVKGLPLNIQIDTYSYNNRSNKPIHRAYCQIKVFCDKGAERKIRDEERKQSRRKGKCPDINPSLGNFGVDVKVPLLHKRSDITIFKTMTDFETQPVLFIPDIHFSTLQRHPFSPEDSEEGSGIKRLPYSEEEFGSPPNKLARTDEPKRVLLYVRKETEEVFDALMLKTPSLKGLVEAISDKYEVPLEKLGKVYKKCKKGIMVNMDDNIIKHYSNEDTFQIQMEEMGGMIKLTLTEI; translated from the exons ATGTCACAGGAGCATGACAA TAAACGGGCAGTGCTCGTGCTACAGAATGATCCAGCTTACAGCCAGCGGCGACCTTTCACAAGTGAGGATGAGGCCTGGAAGTCGTTCCTGGAGAATCCCCTCACAGCGGCCACCAAGGCCATGATGAGCATCAATGGAGATGAGGACAGTGCCGCAGCTCTGGGTTTGCTATATGACTACTATAAG GTGCCACGGGAAAAGAGAACAATATCCCAGCCAAAGACTGACGTCCTGGGCTCTGATGTGGATCCCAACAAAAG GAACTTAATGGCCCCTCTCCAAGAGATGTCAATGCCAGCGCCGGAGAACCGAATCCAAGTTTTGAAAGGAGTACCCCTAAATATAGTTCTTCCAGGGAACCAGCTCATCCAGGACAAGCAAGCCCTTTTCCCCACACCAGATACCACAGTGACAGTGTCCATTGCAACTGTGCCAAACTACCCAGTGAAAACCGAGGGCCCATCACATGGATTCTCCATCACAGTCCCCAACCCTCACTGCTCAGAGCAAGACAGCCATACTGTAGTGTTTGGCCACCAGCTCACCCACAACCAATTTAGCCCCAACACACAACCACGTACCCCAGACTCAACCTTCCCTGAAAACTTTAAGGATGGGACCTCAGAA GTGTTCTCGTTCCCAGGGGATCTCCAGTTACGCATGGCGTCCATCACGCAAGAGGACTACACCACTTTTGACACAGTGTCTGG CAACAATTTTGAGTACACATTAGAAGCCTCCAAATCTCTCAGACAGAAGTCAAGTGATGGCACAATGACGTACCTCAACAAGGGCCAGTTTTATCCAATTATCCTTAGGGAAAACAACAACGGCAAACTCCTGCATGGCCCCATCTGTAAAGTCAGG agTGTTGTGATGGTAGTGTTTGGAGAGGAGAAAAGCAGAGACGACCAACTCAAGCACTGGAAATACTGGCACTCAAGACAGCACACAGCCAAGCAGAGATGCATTGATATTG CGGACTACAAAGAAAGTTTTAACACCATCAGTAATATTGAGGAGATTTCATATAATGCCATTTCTTTCACATGGGACATCAACGAGGAAGCAAAg ATTTTCATCTCAGTGAATTGTCTGAGTACAGACTTTTCCTCTCAGAAGGGAGTGAAGGGCCTGCCGCTCAACATTCAGATCGACACCTACAGCTACAACAACCGCAGTAATAAACCCATCCACCGCGCTTACTGCCAGATCAAGGTCTTCTGCGACAAGGGTGCAGAACGCAAGATCCGCGATGAGGAGAGGAAACAATCTCGTAGGAAGGGCAAGTGTCCCGACATCAACCCTTCTTTGGGAAACT TTGGGGTGGATGTTAAGGTGCCCCTCCTGCACAAACGCAGTGACATCACAATTTTTAAGACAATGACTGACTTCGAGACACAGCCTGTCCTCTTCATTCCCGATATCCACTTCTCTACACTCCAACGTCAT CCTTTCTCTCCTGAGGACTCCGAGGAGGG CTCTGGGATAAAGAGATTACCTTATTCCGAGGAGGAGTTTGGATCACCTCCCAATAAGCTTGCAAGGACGGATGAGCCAAAAAGAG TTTTGCTGTATGTACGTAAGGAGACAGAGGAAGTGTTTGATGCCCTCATGTTGAAGACTCCGTCTCTAAAAGGCCTTGTGGAAGCG ATTTCAGATAAATATGAAGTTCCTCTTGAGAAGCTGGGAAAGGTCTACAAGAAATGCAAGAAAGG gatcaTGGTGAACATGGATGACAACATCATCAAGCACTATTCCAATGAAGACACCTTCCAGATCCAGATGGAGGAAATGGGAGGAATGATTAAGCTCACGCTGACAGAGATTTGA
- the LOC127410885 gene encoding grainyhead-like protein 1 homolog isoform X2, which produces MMSINGDEDSAAALGLLYDYYKVPREKRTISQPKTDVLGSDVDPNKRNLMAPLQEMSMPAPENRIQVLKGVPLNIVLPGNQLIQDKQALFPTPDTTVTVSIATVPNYPVKTEGPSHGFSITVPNPHCSEQDSHTVVFGHQLTHNQFSPNTQPRTPDSTFPENFKDGTSEVFSFPGDLQLRMASITQEDYTTFDTVSGNNFEYTLEASKSLRQKSSDGTMTYLNKGQFYPIILRENNNGKLLHGPICKVRSVVMVVFGEEKSRDDQLKHWKYWHSRQHTAKQRCIDIADYKESFNTISNIEEISYNAISFTWDINEEAKIFISVNCLSTDFSSQKGVKGLPLNIQIDTYSYNNRSNKPIHRAYCQIKVFCDKGAERKIRDEERKQSRRKGKCPDINPSLGNFGVDVKVPLLHKRSDITIFKTMTDFETQPVLFIPDIHFSTLQRHPFSPEDSEEGSGIKRLPYSEEEFGSPPNKLARTDEPKRVLLYVRKETEEVFDALMLKTPSLKGLVEAISDKYEVPLEKLGKVYKKCKKGIMVNMDDNIIKHYSNEDTFQIQMEEMGGMIKLTLTEI; this is translated from the exons ATGATGAGCATCAATGGAGATGAGGACAGTGCCGCAGCTCTGGGTTTGCTATATGACTACTATAAG GTGCCACGGGAAAAGAGAACAATATCCCAGCCAAAGACTGACGTCCTGGGCTCTGATGTGGATCCCAACAAAAG GAACTTAATGGCCCCTCTCCAAGAGATGTCAATGCCAGCGCCGGAGAACCGAATCCAAGTTTTGAAAGGAGTACCCCTAAATATAGTTCTTCCAGGGAACCAGCTCATCCAGGACAAGCAAGCCCTTTTCCCCACACCAGATACCACAGTGACAGTGTCCATTGCAACTGTGCCAAACTACCCAGTGAAAACCGAGGGCCCATCACATGGATTCTCCATCACAGTCCCCAACCCTCACTGCTCAGAGCAAGACAGCCATACTGTAGTGTTTGGCCACCAGCTCACCCACAACCAATTTAGCCCCAACACACAACCACGTACCCCAGACTCAACCTTCCCTGAAAACTTTAAGGATGGGACCTCAGAA GTGTTCTCGTTCCCAGGGGATCTCCAGTTACGCATGGCGTCCATCACGCAAGAGGACTACACCACTTTTGACACAGTGTCTGG CAACAATTTTGAGTACACATTAGAAGCCTCCAAATCTCTCAGACAGAAGTCAAGTGATGGCACAATGACGTACCTCAACAAGGGCCAGTTTTATCCAATTATCCTTAGGGAAAACAACAACGGCAAACTCCTGCATGGCCCCATCTGTAAAGTCAGG agTGTTGTGATGGTAGTGTTTGGAGAGGAGAAAAGCAGAGACGACCAACTCAAGCACTGGAAATACTGGCACTCAAGACAGCACACAGCCAAGCAGAGATGCATTGATATTG CGGACTACAAAGAAAGTTTTAACACCATCAGTAATATTGAGGAGATTTCATATAATGCCATTTCTTTCACATGGGACATCAACGAGGAAGCAAAg ATTTTCATCTCAGTGAATTGTCTGAGTACAGACTTTTCCTCTCAGAAGGGAGTGAAGGGCCTGCCGCTCAACATTCAGATCGACACCTACAGCTACAACAACCGCAGTAATAAACCCATCCACCGCGCTTACTGCCAGATCAAGGTCTTCTGCGACAAGGGTGCAGAACGCAAGATCCGCGATGAGGAGAGGAAACAATCTCGTAGGAAGGGCAAGTGTCCCGACATCAACCCTTCTTTGGGAAACT TTGGGGTGGATGTTAAGGTGCCCCTCCTGCACAAACGCAGTGACATCACAATTTTTAAGACAATGACTGACTTCGAGACACAGCCTGTCCTCTTCATTCCCGATATCCACTTCTCTACACTCCAACGTCAT CCTTTCTCTCCTGAGGACTCCGAGGAGGG CTCTGGGATAAAGAGATTACCTTATTCCGAGGAGGAGTTTGGATCACCTCCCAATAAGCTTGCAAGGACGGATGAGCCAAAAAGAG TTTTGCTGTATGTACGTAAGGAGACAGAGGAAGTGTTTGATGCCCTCATGTTGAAGACTCCGTCTCTAAAAGGCCTTGTGGAAGCG ATTTCAGATAAATATGAAGTTCCTCTTGAGAAGCTGGGAAAGGTCTACAAGAAATGCAAGAAAGG gatcaTGGTGAACATGGATGACAACATCATCAAGCACTATTCCAATGAAGACACCTTCCAGATCCAGATGGAGGAAATGGGAGGAATGATTAAGCTCACGCTGACAGAGATTTGA